The following proteins come from a genomic window of Gynuella sunshinyii YC6258:
- a CDS encoding MJ1255/VC2487 family glycosyltransferase — MKILYGVQATGNGHITRARAMAPLLKASGLDVSYLFSGRAREDLFDMEEFGDFQVREGLTFITRDGCLKIGESFKQASLKHLFRDIRELDLSDYDMVISDYEPVTAWAARLQSRKCLGLGHQYAFGHRVPRYRIDIPGQLVLRWFAPAQMHLGVHWHHFNNPILPPIIHVEDNPPVPDSRKVLVYLPFENSFSVLNLLKKVTDYEFHMHCKDIQPGVYGVVTVHPFSRSGFQANLQQAESVLCNAGFELVSEALNMGKRIMVKPLKGQVEQKSNAKALQQLNLAWTCSHLSVQSIDQWLRKGEVVRIQYPDVAAAIVQWLQEGAVRPISELSDQLWNEVGSHDRAGLFLKSMVA; from the coding sequence ATGAAAATTTTATACGGTGTGCAGGCAACCGGTAATGGCCATATTACACGTGCCAGGGCAATGGCCCCGTTATTGAAAGCATCAGGCCTTGATGTCTCCTATCTGTTTTCCGGACGCGCCCGGGAAGACTTGTTTGACATGGAAGAGTTCGGCGACTTCCAGGTTCGGGAAGGGCTGACTTTTATCACCCGCGATGGCTGTTTGAAAATTGGTGAAAGTTTCAAACAGGCATCATTGAAACATCTGTTTCGAGATATCCGGGAGCTGGATCTTTCTGACTATGATATGGTGATTTCCGACTATGAGCCTGTCACTGCCTGGGCAGCCAGATTGCAGTCCCGGAAGTGTCTGGGGTTGGGTCATCAGTATGCATTCGGTCATCGTGTTCCGCGTTACCGGATCGATATTCCGGGCCAGTTGGTTTTGCGGTGGTTTGCTCCAGCGCAAATGCACCTTGGAGTTCATTGGCACCACTTCAACAATCCGATTTTGCCTCCAATCATTCATGTCGAAGATAATCCTCCAGTGCCGGACTCTCGTAAAGTGTTGGTGTATCTACCATTCGAGAACTCTTTCAGTGTATTGAATCTGCTCAAGAAAGTGACGGATTATGAATTTCATATGCATTGCAAAGATATTCAACCAGGTGTCTATGGCGTGGTAACTGTCCATCCATTCAGCCGTTCCGGTTTCCAGGCAAATCTGCAGCAGGCCGAATCAGTGCTGTGTAATGCGGGGTTTGAGCTGGTGTCTGAAGCGTTGAATATGGGAAAACGAATTATGGTGAAACCTTTAAAAGGGCAGGTTGAGCAAAAGTCCAATGCCAAGGCCCTGCAGCAGCTTAATCTGGCTTGGACCTGTTCTCATTTATCTGTTCAAAGCATCGATCAATGGTTAAGAAAAGGAGAGGTCGTACGTATTCAGTATCCAGACGTTGCTGCAGCAATCGTTCAATGGCTGCAGGAAGGTGCTGTAAGACCAATTTCTGAATTGAGTGATCAGCTCTGGAATGAAGTTGGAAGCCATGATCGTGCCGGATTATTCCTGAAATCGATGGTTGCCTGA
- a CDS encoding phosphatase PAP2 family protein: MNLLHNIHELDVVTFHWCMARRHRELLTRTGRLISRTADGPLYAVFGLLMVYLGYQAWGLALALSFVVERPIYFVLKNGFKRNRPAAALSDFRSFIQPSDQFSFPSGHTSGAFVFACFISQIFPQWSALIYLWALSVGLSRIFLGVHFPTDTVMGAFLGSSCALLAMGVLLP; encoded by the coding sequence ATGAACCTTCTGCACAATATTCATGAACTGGACGTTGTAACCTTTCACTGGTGTATGGCTCGCCGTCACCGGGAGTTACTTACCCGGACAGGCAGGCTCATTTCCAGAACCGCTGATGGTCCATTATATGCGGTTTTCGGATTACTCATGGTTTATCTCGGATATCAGGCCTGGGGGTTGGCATTGGCGTTGAGCTTTGTCGTCGAGAGGCCAATATATTTTGTGTTAAAGAATGGTTTTAAAAGGAATCGGCCTGCTGCAGCGTTATCGGATTTTCGGAGTTTTATCCAGCCCTCAGATCAGTTCTCTTTCCCCTCCGGCCACACATCAGGGGCTTTTGTTTTTGCCTGTTTTATCAGCCAGATTTTTCCCCAATGGAGCGCATTGATTTACCTTTGGGCGTTGAGTGTCGGTTTATCGAGGATTTTTCTGGGAGTACATTTCCCAACAGATACCGTGATGGGTGCATTTCTAGGAAGCAGTTGTGCATTATTGGCGATGGGGGTTTTGCTGCCATGA
- a CDS encoding phosphatase PAP2 family protein → MRKISWTGDGYVPIAFGVYLLYSHQYDWAKLTGIGYLLERAFYFLCKYGFRRKRPANAIGDVETYIKPADQYSFPSGHTSAAFLFASIVAGYWGVGWMILPVVLWAALVAFSRMIMGLHFLSDLLFGVLVGNACYWIARVIVLS, encoded by the coding sequence TTGCGTAAAATCTCCTGGACAGGTGATGGATATGTGCCCATTGCGTTTGGAGTGTATCTGCTTTATTCCCATCAATATGATTGGGCAAAGCTAACCGGGATTGGTTATCTATTGGAGCGGGCATTTTATTTTCTGTGTAAGTATGGATTTCGCAGAAAACGTCCGGCCAATGCTATTGGGGATGTTGAGACTTATATCAAACCAGCAGATCAATATAGCTTTCCCAGTGGTCATACCTCAGCGGCTTTTTTATTTGCCAGTATTGTTGCCGGATACTGGGGAGTGGGTTGGATGATCCTGCCTGTCGTGCTATGGGCTGCTCTTGTGGCCTTTTCGCGGATGATTATGGGGCTGCATTTTTTGTCGGATCTTTTATTTGGGGTATTGGTTGGTAACGCCTGCTACTGGATTGCACGAGTGATTGTGCTGTCATAA
- a CDS encoding DUF924 family protein: MKQAVDDILSFWLGLLDEEGLAEPEKQRQWWLSNPAFDQEINSQFAAVLHTAENGMLLDWLSSAYSCLAYIILTDQFSRNIYRHTEKAFSNDDRAQAATRHVLKNNYLKRLAVTGRCFCIMPLMHSERLEDHQTLEQLLNQQVNEVGLSNKGVRFWSGIINSAQEHRSIIECFGRYPHRNEVLQRQSTVRELEYLQQNSRRFGQ; encoded by the coding sequence ATGAAACAGGCGGTAGACGATATTCTATCCTTTTGGTTAGGACTTTTGGACGAGGAGGGTCTGGCTGAGCCAGAAAAGCAGCGTCAGTGGTGGCTTTCAAATCCAGCATTTGATCAGGAAATCAATTCTCAGTTTGCAGCAGTGTTGCACACAGCTGAAAATGGAATGTTACTTGACTGGCTGAGTTCGGCATACAGCTGTCTGGCTTATATCATATTGACGGACCAGTTTAGTCGTAACATATATCGCCATACCGAAAAAGCATTTAGCAATGATGATCGTGCCCAAGCGGCTACTCGTCATGTACTTAAGAATAACTATTTAAAGAGATTAGCCGTCACAGGGCGGTGTTTCTGCATAATGCCCTTGATGCACAGTGAACGTTTGGAAGATCACCAAACGCTTGAGCAGCTTCTGAATCAACAAGTCAATGAGGTTGGTTTGTCCAATAAGGGTGTCCGGTTTTGGTCAGGAATCATTAATTCAGCACAGGAACATCGGAGTATTATTGAGTGTTTTGGTCGTTATCCTCACAGAAATGAAGTGTTACAACGACAGAGTACGGTCAGGGAACTTGAGTACCTTCAGCAAAACAGCCGTCGGTTTGGACAATAG
- a CDS encoding HIT domain-containing protein produces MFELDERLQSDCLDLGQLNLCKVLLLKDANYPWVILVPMRDDIKEIYDLDELDQEQLIWESSFVSKALAKCFDADKMNVAALGNVVSQCHIHHVVRTVDDPAWPNPVWGAVPPRGYTREQLTSRGKEIQQALKTSVFIPANLDN; encoded by the coding sequence ATGTTTGAATTGGATGAAAGATTACAGTCGGACTGCCTTGATCTCGGGCAGTTGAATTTGTGCAAGGTTCTTCTGCTCAAAGATGCTAACTATCCCTGGGTTATTCTGGTTCCGATGCGGGATGATATAAAAGAAATATATGATCTCGACGAACTTGATCAGGAGCAGCTGATATGGGAGTCCTCCTTTGTTTCCAAAGCATTGGCAAAGTGTTTTGACGCAGACAAAATGAATGTCGCGGCATTGGGTAATGTTGTGTCTCAGTGCCATATTCATCATGTAGTCAGAACTGTAGATGATCCTGCATGGCCAAATCCGGTTTGGGGGGCGGTTCCACCTCGTGGCTATACCCGTGAACAATTGACTAGTCGCGGTAAGGAAATACAGCAAGCGCTGAAAACATCCGTTTTCATTCCGGCCAATCTGGATAACTGA
- a CDS encoding DUF368 domain-containing protein: protein MKQYLGVFLKGFCMGCADIVPGVSGGTIALISGIYQRLLKALSSFDLVALRLLFQGRFKSLLDHVDAAFIASLLSGILLAVVTMANILSYLLANYSPVVWGFFSGLVLASTVFLVRGHSQWRLSFWLPFCCGMVLPIALALTQPGHIEPTLLIVFLSAVLAICAMVLPGISGSFILLMLGMYEHVLRAVGELDLLFLIVFMAGCAVGILSFSRLISFLLEKYTMPVMAVLTGILAGSILKLWPWQFDGRFLLPADYSLAHSTPNFLFVTAIAWIMGMVVILLSQRLLERNEKNIE, encoded by the coding sequence ATGAAGCAATATCTTGGTGTCTTTTTGAAGGGTTTTTGCATGGGCTGCGCAGATATCGTTCCGGGAGTTTCAGGTGGGACCATTGCTCTGATAAGTGGAATTTATCAACGTCTGCTGAAGGCATTAAGCAGTTTTGATCTGGTGGCACTCAGACTATTGTTCCAAGGGCGGTTCAAGTCTTTGCTGGACCATGTGGATGCCGCTTTTATTGCATCTCTGTTATCAGGAATACTCTTGGCTGTGGTAACGATGGCCAATATTCTGTCATATCTTCTGGCAAACTACAGTCCAGTTGTCTGGGGCTTTTTCAGTGGGTTGGTACTGGCCTCGACTGTTTTTCTTGTTCGTGGACATTCGCAATGGCGACTGTCTTTTTGGTTGCCGTTTTGTTGTGGGATGGTATTGCCTATTGCACTGGCATTGACTCAACCAGGCCACATAGAGCCAACGCTGCTCATAGTGTTTCTGTCGGCAGTGTTAGCGATTTGTGCCATGGTTTTGCCCGGTATTTCCGGGAGTTTTATCCTGCTGATGCTCGGCATGTATGAGCATGTCCTGCGTGCCGTCGGAGAATTAGATTTATTGTTTTTAATCGTTTTTATGGCAGGTTGTGCTGTTGGTATTTTGTCATTCTCCAGATTGATTTCTTTCCTGTTGGAAAAATACACTATGCCGGTGATGGCGGTGCTTACCGGTATCCTGGCCGGTTCAATACTGAAACTCTGGCCATGGCAGTTTGATGGAAGGTTTTTGTTACCGGCAGATTATAGCCTGGCTCACTCAACTCCCAATTTTCTCTTTGTGACTGCTATCGCCTGGATAATGGGTATGGTTGTGATTCTGTTGTCGCAGAGATTACTGGAGCGAAATGAAAAAAACATTGAGTAA
- a CDS encoding protein-L-isoaspartate(D-aspartate) O-methyltransferase, producing the protein MTSRRTRERLVSRLLEKGIANVSVLEVFLNTPRHLFVDEALAHKAYEDTALPIGHGQTISQPYIVARMTELLLSHGTPEKVLEIGTGSGFQTAVLAQLVPEVWSVERIRPLQQKAQKLFSVLELTNIYLRFADGGFGWEEAAPFDGIITTCAPESVPDSLLQQLNPEGGRLVIPVGETEQSLYLIIRNGDNFQREKVEGVKFVPLLNGTINKDIGE; encoded by the coding sequence ATGACCTCGCGTCGAACCCGGGAACGGCTGGTTAGTCGGCTGTTGGAAAAGGGAATTGCTAACGTATCTGTTTTGGAAGTTTTTTTGAATACTCCCCGACATTTATTTGTTGATGAGGCGCTGGCCCATAAAGCCTATGAAGATACGGCATTGCCAATCGGGCATGGTCAGACCATATCGCAACCCTATATTGTCGCTAGAATGACCGAGTTGCTGCTTAGTCATGGAACTCCAGAAAAGGTATTGGAAATTGGTACAGGCAGCGGTTTTCAGACTGCTGTACTGGCACAACTGGTACCTGAGGTCTGGTCTGTTGAACGTATACGGCCTCTGCAGCAGAAAGCTCAAAAACTGTTTTCAGTTCTCGAATTAACCAACATTTATTTGCGTTTTGCTGATGGTGGGTTCGGCTGGGAGGAAGCTGCTCCATTTGACGGAATTATTACGACATGTGCCCCAGAATCAGTTCCTGACAGTTTATTGCAGCAACTTAACCCGGAAGGTGGCAGGCTCGTAATACCCGTTGGTGAAACTGAGCAGTCTTTATATTTAATTATTCGTAATGGCGATAACTTTCAGCGTGAAAAAGTCGAAGGCGTTAAGTTTGTGCCATTGCTCAACGGAACGATCAACAAGGATATAGGTGAATGA
- the truD gene encoding tRNA pseudouridine(13) synthase TruD has product MDDLNYDFARAHALVVEPVGFKQQPADFIVEEELRFELTGSGEHLYILIEKEQQNTHWCAKQIARWANVPNRHVSFAGLKDRQGVTRQWFSIWLPGKPDPEVPLVVEGVSVINQQRHRAKLQRGALSSNRFHIVLRDVQGDHGAIEEGLSRIAAKGVPNYFGPQRFGVDHGNVALAMGRPAQEWLEQNRANDIYVSAVRSYLFNSLLHHRILQGNWSVPQTGEPLILSGSNSWFVAEGTEEELIRIEQGDCSTSGLMYSGPTVLEESPVFSRHELELLRSHTELTDWLTPLQLKPLRRPLILRPHQLQWTFLDNNTLSLSFGLPSGAYATSVLRELFSF; this is encoded by the coding sequence ATGGATGATCTTAATTATGATTTTGCCCGGGCACACGCGCTGGTCGTTGAGCCGGTTGGTTTTAAACAGCAACCCGCTGATTTCATTGTCGAAGAAGAGCTACGTTTTGAACTCACCGGTTCTGGTGAACATCTATATATATTGATTGAGAAGGAACAGCAGAATACCCACTGGTGCGCCAAACAAATTGCCCGATGGGCGAATGTACCCAATCGTCATGTCAGTTTCGCTGGCCTGAAAGACCGCCAGGGCGTGACTCGGCAATGGTTCAGTATCTGGTTACCAGGAAAACCTGATCCTGAGGTGCCTCTTGTGGTAGAGGGTGTTAGCGTAATTAATCAGCAACGTCATCGGGCCAAGCTGCAACGGGGTGCTTTGTCATCCAATCGTTTTCATATTGTTTTACGGGATGTACAGGGTGATCACGGAGCAATTGAAGAGGGGCTTTCCCGCATCGCAGCAAAAGGGGTCCCCAATTATTTTGGCCCTCAGCGCTTTGGTGTTGATCATGGAAACGTGGCATTAGCAATGGGCCGTCCGGCACAAGAATGGCTGGAGCAAAATCGGGCCAATGATATTTATGTTTCGGCGGTGCGTTCTTATCTTTTTAACAGTCTGCTCCACCATAGAATTCTGCAAGGTAACTGGTCTGTCCCCCAGACCGGTGAGCCATTGATATTATCTGGGTCTAATAGCTGGTTTGTGGCTGAAGGAACTGAAGAAGAACTGATCCGGATAGAACAGGGTGATTGTTCGACATCAGGGCTGATGTATTCCGGGCCGACTGTTTTGGAGGAGTCTCCTGTTTTCAGTCGTCATGAGCTTGAACTGCTACGGTCGCATACTGAGTTGACTGACTGGCTGACGCCATTACAGCTGAAGCCGTTGCGTCGACCATTGATCCTAAGGCCTCACCAATTGCAATGGACGTTTCTGGATAACAACACGCTGAGTCTGTCTTTTGGGTTACCTTCCGGTGCCTATGCAACTTCAGTTTTGCGTGAACTCTTTAGTTTCTAA
- the ispF gene encoding 2-C-methyl-D-erythritol 2,4-cyclodiphosphate synthase yields the protein MRVGHGFDVHRFGEETGSDKFIVLGGETIPCHAELIAHSDGDVLVHAICDAILGAAALGDIGHHFPDTDDTYKSADSLQLLRHCCSLVSEKHLMIGNIDSTIVAQTPKMAPHIESMRNNIAACVQCDVDRVNVKATTTEHLGYTGRKEGIAAHAVVLLVAADHG from the coding sequence ATGCGAGTGGGGCATGGTTTTGATGTACATCGTTTTGGTGAGGAAACCGGATCTGACAAATTTATCGTCCTGGGTGGTGAGACAATTCCCTGTCATGCAGAACTGATTGCGCACTCTGACGGAGATGTACTGGTGCATGCCATATGTGATGCAATACTTGGTGCAGCAGCGTTGGGCGATATTGGTCACCATTTTCCGGACACAGATGATACTTATAAGTCAGCAGATAGTCTGCAACTGTTACGACATTGTTGTTCTTTGGTGTCAGAGAAGCATTTGATGATTGGAAATATAGACTCAACTATTGTTGCTCAAACTCCTAAAATGGCACCGCATATTGAGAGTATGCGTAACAATATTGCTGCCTGCGTTCAGTGCGATGTGGACCGGGTTAATGTTAAAGCAACCACGACCGAGCATTTGGGTTATACCGGACGGAAAGAAGGTATCGCTGCGCATGCTGTGGTTCTGCTAGTGGCTGCTGATCATGGATGA
- the ispD gene encoding 2-C-methyl-D-erythritol 4-phosphate cytidylyltransferase, translated as MNNTETPVWVILPAAGIGSRMRAEYPKQYLPVQGRMIIEWTLELFLSIPYIQGIVVSVRHDDQRWAECDYYHDPRIVTVYGGKERSDSVLSAVNWVYEHQPRSAWVMIHDVVRPCVRTDDLNRLYSRCLNSGRSAILAVPVSDTIKHVQHETINHTVDRTVLWQAQTPQMFPLEALKRAFENVIRDGHAVTDDASVMELYGHVVDVVTAHRDNIKITTPEDLELVEMILARGK; from the coding sequence ATGAATAACACTGAAACCCCTGTTTGGGTGATCTTACCGGCTGCGGGAATCGGGTCGCGCATGCGAGCTGAATACCCGAAACAGTATCTGCCTGTTCAGGGTAGGATGATCATTGAATGGACCCTTGAACTGTTTTTGTCGATTCCCTATATCCAGGGAATCGTTGTGAGTGTCAGGCATGATGATCAGCGCTGGGCGGAATGTGATTACTATCATGATCCTCGGATAGTGACCGTTTATGGCGGTAAAGAACGGTCTGACTCGGTATTGTCAGCCGTCAATTGGGTCTATGAGCATCAACCTCGTAGCGCGTGGGTCATGATACACGACGTTGTCCGGCCATGTGTTCGCACCGACGATTTGAATCGCCTTTATTCCCGCTGCCTGAACTCGGGCCGCTCTGCCATTTTGGCTGTTCCGGTTTCCGATACGATTAAACATGTACAGCACGAGACAATTAACCATACAGTTGATCGAACTGTACTGTGGCAGGCACAAACTCCCCAGATGTTTCCCTTAGAAGCACTTAAGCGTGCATTTGAGAATGTCATTCGCGATGGCCACGCCGTTACCGATGATGCATCTGTGATGGAACTGTATGGGCATGTAGTCGATGTCGTAACAGCGCATCGTGACAATATCAAGATTACAACACCGGAAGATTTGGAGCTGGTTGAAATGATTTTAGCGAGAGGAAAGTAA
- a CDS encoding FtsB family cell division protein has translation MKTKFLWAFLVVAFIGLQYRLWVGERSLAEAASLKSLIDLKKAQIEIQKKQNLELQYHVQALKDDPQAIEEEAREAHGLVKPDEILILIPDE, from the coding sequence TTGAAAACTAAGTTTCTTTGGGCTTTTTTAGTTGTTGCCTTTATTGGTCTGCAATATCGTTTGTGGGTTGGTGAAAGAAGCCTCGCGGAGGCAGCTTCACTGAAGAGTCTTATCGATCTGAAAAAAGCCCAGATAGAGATTCAAAAGAAGCAGAACCTGGAATTGCAGTACCATGTTCAAGCGTTGAAAGATGATCCTCAAGCTATTGAAGAGGAAGCCAGAGAGGCTCATGGTTTGGTTAAACCGGATGAAATTCTGATCTTAATTCCTGATGAATAA